The nucleotide sequence taaGCAGATGATGGGTGTAATGCCACGGTCCCGCAGACTGTCTGTAACTGTCTGGCCATACCTCcgatatgggcaggcagttacacAATGACAGGAAAACTTAATGAACTACCATTAATTTATCCTACTGCCTCAGGCCCTCTCCACATACACAGATTTATTTCCTGGTAAAACAGTACTGCTGTGTTGACTCCTAAGGACCCGTCCATACACTGTGTGTGGGAAAAGGGCCCTTAGGAGGTGGGTGTAATTCTAGGGGATGTGCTTACATCAAAAAATCAGCAGTCCCCAAAATATTACCAGTCCTAGACATACACTTGGTCTCCTCTTAAGTATGCAGCATGAATGACAGGCTGTTCGGCATTTGTATACATGCCAGGCAAATTACCTATACTATGTAAAGCTCATATTACTGGTGATTTTGTGTAAAACGAAACATCTACTGATTATATTGCGGTAAGGGGGAACAGGCAGGTGGAAGCAGAGGATGGGTAGAGTCTTATAAGCTGCATTCATGGagttcacacttgtacaactccctaagatacatTCCTCACACTTACCTTCATTGTTACTGACGTCTGTGAAGTCCTGACTCTGCATGATCTTCTCCACAATCGCATCAGCATCAATTCTGGTATCATCCACCCAAGTGGGGTGACTCTCCACAGAGTCCTTCTTTCTCCTGTGTGGGGGACAGAACACAAGTAAGGCCGGGAATTATACTCGGCAGGCATTAGTACAAGCTTCCATATACAGCAAGGAATGCTGAAATCTGACCATCATTTCAAATGATTGGGTCATGTGTTGGTTCACCTCCATAGGAAGAGCCTTTACATGCTGAAGGACATTTGTTTGTCTTTTAACATAAGGGAAGCAGTTCTAATGCAAGGGCTGATGCAACACTTACAAAGCACTTTGAAGCATATCAaatgttacatagtaggtgaggttgaaaaaagacagacacatagtccatcaagtccaacctatgtgtgtgattatatgtcagtattaccttgtatatccctgtatgttgcggtcgttcaggtgcttatcgatTCTCCcagctgaaaccaccgcctgtggaagggaattccacattcttgccgctcttacagtaaagaaccctctacgcagtttaaaggttaaagtggttgtaaaccgtttacaaatcactttttaactacaggtaagcctataataaggcttacctgtagctaccccggatatctcttaaacctgcacggttaaggagatatcccCTATATCAGCATGTGTCAACGTttattggcacatgcgcactgaagcaacggcacgctTCTTCAGCCAGTGTGCTGTTACCGGTGGCTCCCGTGTGCATGAGCGGGAGTGACAATATGGAGCCCGCAAAACCCTGAAGTAACTTCAGGAACCATGTCCCCGGCCGGATCAGTgaggaccactgcgggggcttcgatctaaggcaagtaattcataatgagctagtatgctatataCTAGCTCactacatactagctcattatgcctgtctcttgcaggtttttttttttttgttagtgggtttacaacccttttccttctaattttaatgagtggccacgcgtcttattaaattccctttcgcTGAAaacttttatccctattgtggggtcaccagtacggtatttgtacattgaaatcatatcccctctcaagcgtctcttctccagagagaataagttcagtgctcgcaaactTTCCTCCCAACCAATAtccaccagaccctttattagctttgttgcccttctttgtccCCGCTTCATTAACATCCTTCTTGACTACTGGTGCCCAAaaagcatactctaggtgcggccggaccagagtcttgtagagcgggagaattatcgttttatctctgtagttgatcccctttttaatacatgccaatattctgtttgctttgttagcagcagcttggcattgcatgtcattgcaaagtgtcatctactaggacccccaggtccttttccatcctagattcctccAGAGAttctccccccagtgagtagattgcatttatatttttgccacccaagtgcattatttaaaatttttccgCATTAAACCTCTTTTGCCATGTAGTTGTGGGTCAAATGCACCTGCCAAGTATTCTAAATGATCTCAGAAATGTCTCAAACTGGTGTCATATCATATCTGCATTTGTACATCGACAGAGGCCATAAAAACATTTGCATAACATGCTGGAACCGTATTTGGACTGCCAATATGTTCCCTTTTCTACAACAGAGGTGTACAAATCTTCTAACATTCATGAGTTGCACTTTACATCGAAACTGCAGATAAAACTGTGGCTGGTCCTagagccgtcttaatagcatcatgggcccctgggcaaagtaatgcaccggGCCCCCTACCAGCCTGCAGCAATTTACACACCAAAGTATAAATTGTTAATAGAATAAAGCATATAgttattagtactttcaataaaatctattttaaacaaaaaaaaatgccataagtcAAAGACTAGACATCGCAAAGAACACAGTATGGGGgaggcaggagggcacagtacaggttctGGGACACAGCCATCCCGGGACAGCTTAGTGAAAAgtgtgactgtcccagcaaatccaggaaagttggcaagtatgatgtaatgcaagattatcatggggTCCCCATGCACCTGGGCAGTACCCAggagtgcccatgcattaagacagcctgCCTGGTCCTGGAAGAGATTCCGATGAGAATCATATATCTGTCTGTCACCCCAAGAGCTCTACTACACAGAAATGATAGATCATGCTGCAGCTTGACCCTACAGGATCAAATGTCACTCCTGAGATTGGCTTTGGGCATCGTGGAAGCGATTGTGGCTGCACCACAAGCAAGTTGGGGTTCTGGATCATTGCAGAAACCGACAAACTATCTTCCAAGTTACAGTCACCTCCAGTGTGGTGCAGCATGCAGGAGTACACTAAATATTACACCTGTGGTTTATGCATAGGGGAGGGGTCATGGTGTGATCACTTGACATTCCAAGAGAATGTAGGAAGCTGGAAAGTGTTGTCATCCCCATTACACTGTGCAGCAACATAGCACAGCAAAATTGTCTGGAACACTCAACGATTTTTTAGTAGGTAAAGCCGTTTCTATTTGTGCTCCAGCTTTGAATTCTATCTATATGGATGGAGTAGTgaggggttagaacctctgtcaggttttatttctgtgcctctccactaggAAGCTTCACCCGATCCATTTGTCTTTGTGACAACTGTCACTCACCAGTACAAGTGATGGCCAATCTTTCAATGGGAACACCTGTTCTGATAACtgcctaatgctggccatacacggatCAAAATGCAACTGGTGCAGCAGGGATCGGCCGAAGTGTGTGGGCTCCCCTGCTTAGTAGAAGTCAATCATTTAATAGACTTCTGCCGAAGGGACAAATTGGAAAACTTCTGTTGATCAGCTGttgcagctgctgatcagtgtattctgataacGGCGGGTCCTGCTGTCAGGATACAATGTCCTGGTGGGTGGAATTTCTCCAAAcaccttgcttgtgtggatggaggaatctgccggtggctgaatgaaaaaataaaaaaatctagcagtgtatggtcagcctaacagaggatttctcctcactttctgttgtctTTCCAGAACAGGAAATAGGACACAGACAGGAAAAAAATCTTAACCAATCTCTACTCAAGCTAAAAGCTAAACTTAGGTTTCACTTTAGATACACCAACTTTTCAGCTGGTGTTCTCCTTaaatttataacaaaaaataaggaAGCTTTTATGACAACTTTGTTCCATTCCCTGGATGAGCCAAATGGAATAAAGAGGCCCCTCAACAGGGAGCAGTACAGTCAAAACAATTAGGAAAAAGGGGAATCTCGGCACAAGAGTAGATtaacaataaaatccatggcagAAGCCAAGTGGGAAGATCACGAGCTGAGCGTGTCACAGGCGCTGGCTACAGAATGCACAGACACCAGAGCCAACACTCCACACTGACTAAGTCCCAGCTGAGTCACATCACATATTCCATGCTCAGACTGCAGACAAACTCACGGCCCCGTCACTAACTTGACATTTCTAAACAGATGACTTTTTGTTTCTGCTGGTATTGAATAGGACCATCTGTAAATAACTAAGACTATCCCAACATGGAAAATAACAGAAAACTACCAAGACACATCAGATCATAAATTAGCTTCTTGTTATACTGTATGATCATTACCTGGACTGTCTGTCTAGGAGGGGTGGTCTGATTGGCCTTAGAGGCTTCTCTGGTTTGGTTTCCTTGTCTCCTTCAGGTAAGTCTGCCGTAATGATGATTCCCCCGGAGGCGCTGCTGCTGGTGGATGTGTTGCGCCTGTGAGTCAGGTCTGACATACTGGAGCAGCGGGAGTGTTCAGAGCTGTGTCCTGTACAGGTAAAAGATACTGGTCATTTGAGAGCAGACTGGGCGATTCACAGTGCTGTAGTACTGCTAGCAAGGCTGGAGCCTAAAAACAAAAAGCCTTTGGTGTCCCATTCTTTGACTATAAAGCCCTTGTTCAAACGATGTTTGCATCTTGCAGACGCAAGTTCTGTGTGCCAAGATGAGTGGAGGGCAGGCATTGGTGTTCTCATTTacagggcttctgttagaaatcatggggttcAGCCTACCTGAAGGCAAacccccccaaccctaacccaGTCCTGCCGACTACCAAGGTTTTCTTGGGACCAAGAGCTGTTTTTAGTAGCTCAATGTTTGTGCTAGGAGCACACAGGTGGCGCTCTTCCAGCACATTACCAAGGCCTGCAAAGTGTCATATATGTGTAGCGTGTGGACATTCAAGCCCAGCTTTTGGCCCCTGCACATATGGGTTACTAGGGTGTAAAGGGGTTAAAAGGGGAGTTGTTGGGGTTAATCACACAGCATAGCTGGTGCTGTGTGGCTGTCACAATGTCACATGGCTGTACTGTGTCACAATCTGTAACACAGTACAGCCATAAGTTATCAAAGTCGGCACCCAACAACCATGTGacattacatacatacatacacacacacacacacacacacacaggggtagattcaggtaagagatacgacggtgtatctccagatacgtcgtcgtatctctgagtgtgcggcgtcgtatctatgcgcctgattcatagaatcagttacgcatagatttgactaagatccgaccggcgtaagtctcttacgccgtcgtatcgaaGTTgaaattttaggctggccgctaggtggcgcttacgtatatttacgtgtcgaatatgcaaattagttagatacgccgattcggaaacgtacgtttgcccggtgcatttttttacgtcggttacattaggctttttccggcgtatagttacccctgctatatgaggcgtatcctatgttaagtcgggacgtcgttcccgcgtcgagttttgaaaattttaggtcgtttgcgtaagtcgtttgcgaatagggctggacataatttacgttcacgtcgaaagcaatgacgatttgcggtggaatttcgagcatgtgcactgagaTTTTTTCacaggcggcgcatgcgccgttcgtaaaatacgtcaaatacgtggggtcacagtatatttcaataaaacacgcccacaccatccacatttgaattacacgggcttacgccggaccacatacgttacgccgccgtaacatagggcgcaagttctttctgaatacggaacttgcgccctaaattacggtggcgtaacgtatctgagatacactaaagtatctgaatccggcccacagtataTATAGATATTGGTATGTTCAGGAAAAAGAATATGAAATCTTTAAAGTATTATAAAAGTATTGTTTACCGGAGACTTTGGACTGCTGGCTGGCCTGGCTGGAGTTCCGCGAGTGACCTGAATGGGACGTCTCCTCAGGGCTTGAGAGATTCTGGTCAGCTTCTTCAAAGACCCCTATGATATAAAGGAAGAAGAGAGACTTAGCTGAGGATTGGGTATAGTTTATTCTTGTAGTTAGAACACAACTGTTGGATTTGGCTTCCATCCATCGCTGCCTGTTCTCATGGGAAACAATGCAGATCCCCACATTCTCTGCTGCCAGTAAAACTACTTTCTGATTGATGATAGCGCTCCTTTGGGAACATGCACATGACTACTATAAAGGGGTGTCTGTTAAAACGCACTTATACctccaggattttttttgttggttaCAGTCAGCACCAaacaataaaaccaaaaaaaggcAGATCTGAAATACTTATTTAGTCTTCTAGTAGTTCTAGTAgttctatttttctttctatTCCCTTCCCCTAAAGCCTCTTCAGCACTGGTCACAAAAGGGTCCAGAATTAGAAAAAACTTTGGACAAAGGTTAGAAAACTTTTTCTTATATTACTAAGGACAATGATTGTTtcactgaaaaaaaacacactgtgcCTTGGCACTTGGACCCTTTGAAGCCAGCAAAATAAACCAAATTAAAAAGTTTCCtaatatttcagaaaaaaaaaaaaaaaaaaaggagaagaagagaggTCTCCGCTCGCAAAATCTTTTTGTGGAAGGTATAGGTAAGCTTTACTCTAAATCAGAATTCAAGCTAGGTAGAACAACTATATTTATTCCATTtataaattaaatgtattttacagTAGTAAACTATTTTTAATACACAGGTTTACTTGTAGGAGTACATGAATCTGCTTTCATACGGTTCTCTTTGTAGCAGAAGCTGGAAGTGAAAATGGAAGtagtctgagccaatgaggacctAACTGCTTTCTATGGGGTTTATTCAAACATTGTACAGGAGGGGAGAGCACAGGAAGGACTTATTAATGTGCTGCagtgcctccattgtccaaacacAAGCTGAGGTGGATCAGTCTTGTATAGGGGTGGCCCTCAGTTGTCAAAATGTGGCCCCTGAAGATAGATTTCACCCAATGAGGCCTAAAGCTTAATTTGAGCTCGACATGCCTACTTTAATCCAAACGTTTTGACAAAATGGCTACTGTGCTATTGTACCTGAACTGAGCAAAGCTTGCCGGCTCTTGTTCTGACGCATTGTGCTGCTTGCAGAACGCACTGTCCCCTCACACTTACAGGTCATCTGCAGCGAGGAATCCTGTCCGGGAGCAGAGACGGATTTGGCGGTGGATGGAGGTCTACAATAAGAAAGACAAAACCGTTATGTACACTGAATGATATACTGCAGAAACCGTTTATTCCATTTATTTCTCTGAAACGTTCCACCCATCATCACTAAATAATAACTGAGTTTAGTGCAAGTCCTTTTTGAGCAGGGCTAGCAGAGGAGAGATTGACAATTGGATGGCAGTTTTCTAGGCCGTCAGACGGTTTCTACATGTGCACTTCAGCCTTAGCAAACACCTGTTCCTAATATATACAACTGAGTCCGCCATTGTGACgcgactgttttaaaaaaaaaaaaaaaaacagaagtgattCAGTAATCAATTGAAAAATATTAAGGCCCATTTCACATAGCGGTCCGATCAGGTCCTGCCTGCAAAAATTGCTTTTGCAGGCAGACCCTCCATTCTCCCCTATCACACACATCCAATCCGATAAAAACAGACAGCAATCTGTTTACGTCCGACCGCCCATAGAGAAGAACGGGCTGTGTCTGTTCTGCATAGGCGGAGTCAACATGGACCAGTCATCCGTCCGACTCAGCAGTCAGATCCCACACTGAACTAGCGGACTCTGTCCCGTGTAAAATGGGGCTTATATTACAGTAGTTCTAGCAATCACAGCTGTCACTGTGACCCAACTTACGTCTTGAAGCAGGGGTCTCCAGACAAGAGGGACATTCCAATGGTTACCTGTATAGGATAAAGGAATAATAATTACACAATTGATTACACCAACAGCAAATATAATCAGACAGCAATCACAACATTCCAGGGACATTAATAAAGAGACCCTTGTAATACTATTTACTTCAATAAAAATCTTACCATAAGATTATATGTGAATTAAATGTATGTATGCATTATGCTTACTTGTAAAAGCCTTCCTTTTGTAAACATCCAAAGCCCAGAGTCGTTTGCTGGGTGCTGCTATCTTGtttgtgatgtcagcagccccagcagactcagagcGGTCACTCAAGAATATTCTAGTGTATTCCTCTTAATTCTCCCATGGCAGGTACATTAAAGGTTATGCTGTGTGATGGAGGAGGGGCAGAGGAACAGGGCCAGGACACTCCCAGAATAAGAGAAGGCTATGACATGGAAGGGAAGAGGTCATGCTAGGTAACAGATTCTTCCTGGTGCAGTAACGTTTTATAGCAAGTTTAAAAGCTCATTGCAGGAGAGACCATGTCTCTGGAACGCCGTCTGTCTCTTCTAGCTTAGACATTGCCTTGGCTGACCACAAATTTAAACAATTGGTCCTGGTCCatcaaaatcccagaggtgataacCTTTCGGATGCAGTATCTAATTAGCTAACGGCCTGGGTGTGGACATCGAATTCTTGATTATAGTTTAAAGATCTAAATATCTAATATTTTTGGTCATCAGAATTCTGTTCATTTGGAGAGTTACAGATTgtgtttaaagcggggttccaaccacaattagaattttttaaatgtatgtcctttcatcatgcgtttttataatataaatctggtcacttactattttacaatccgccgcagttccgcatagttttataaactatctttttttgaataactatgtccacaccgttgtcattttgcttgtgggcattgtgaagcccacaagcacttacttcctggaagtcttggatggggagttataatggggtagcgcactgcatcctgggaaatgatgacacacatttcccaggagcattagagggagatgtcaggatcctaggtgattccaaaggcatattttgtgggactgcatagcaacaggcatttccagatgagtaaaactttttttttctttcttttttaggtctaatgagcacaataacgaAAACaacattttgggatggaaactccactttaagtgctgcTGGGAGAGGGGTTATGTCCACCGGGCCAGATTGTCTGGGACATAGGGGAATCGTCATAGGTTTTGTAGTGCCGACATAGCTCATGGTCATTATTGATATTTTCTTGAACTGTGAATGATGACGTTTTTTTCTGTTCCAATTTCTTTTTACGATTTATACTAAAATGTTAAACTAAagattatccaaaaaaaaaatgctcattaaaaaaaaaagtaaataaaaatgtgtttcttgcaaGGAAAAACACAGCATTTAAAATATTTGAATCTTCTGCACTTTTACCTGCAATTTAACCTGGTGACCAGGTCTCTTTACTATAGTAGAAGTCTCCATTAGTAaatgcaccgatttaaaaaaaaatgtaaaacatgtgtaGCAGTAGCACAGGCAGGTACAGATCAGAAGTAAAAAAATCTATAACCATGGGCTGGTTCCTACCAGATGCTTTCCAGGGCGCTTTTAAATGGCAACCAGTGCTTTCGACCTGCTGCAATTTTTACATCCAGGAGAAAATGTGTGTAAATGCACCGGAAGGAACATTGTCCTAATAAAAAATGAAGATTTCTAAAAAACGTGTGTAAACGTGTAAGCAGAAATGCATCTGGAAGGCTGGAATTGTGGTGTAAAAACAAGCcagaaaaattggatttttgtactcaccgtaaaatccatttctccgagttcatggtcgcacacagcagcattgaccttagggttatatacctttccttctaggagagactaggcagaaaaaaacagcactttaagtgttaaaaacacttctcttagtacagcacctcccaaGGGAtgtgtcccccgggtacatcccactctctggaagcatccagcctcagttcgtagacaagcggtacaaacaaaggaggagtgagtgctgtgtccgtccatgaactcagagaaatggattttacggtgagtacaaaaatcctattttctcttccattcatgaACAgacagcattgaccttagggacgtccccaagcagtgtcaaaaatttcgaggggtgggaaaaaaacacagcaaaccaagcttcaccccaaacaaaccagagttcctcaacagaggaacttcaaccttaaaatGCCGCCTGTAAAatcttgcggccaaaggaggcatccgaagatgcactcacatccaccttgtaaaattttgagaaggcgtggattgacgaccaggtcgccgccttacatacCTGTAAGACAGATgcttgatgacggaaagcccaagaggcaccaatcgccctggtcgaatgcgccgtgacctgaAAAAGGTCCTTATGGATGACTAAGTAGGgcaccttgcaagacaaggccgccagttcagatactcgcctgaccgaagtaattgccaccagaaaaaacaccttctgagacagagtcaacaagggaatcttccgaatgtcctcaaacggagcttcttgaagcgccgaaagaactaaattcaagtcccatggaggtagtggaggacgcacaggaggggccacatgccggaccccctgcacaaacgtatgcaccaaggagtgcgccgccaagggtcgctgaaagtagacagctagagccgagatccgactcttaaccgtacttaaggcgagagcctgatccactccacgctgtaaaaacagcagaattcgGGACACCACCTATGTACGGGGTGCcccttcatctcttcacacatagagaagtaggccttccacgtacgatggtaaatctttcgtaAAGTGGACTTCTgtgctcgtagcatggtagagatcaccaagcccgacaggcctcggtccttcaacacctggctctcaacagccacgccatcaaagccagcgactgtaaagcagggtgaaagataggaccttgcaacagaaggtcttctctcaggggtagacgccagggaacgtctgccaccagactcaccaggtccgcgtaccagggacggcgtggccaatccggggcgatcaggattgttggtatcccctcggcttccaccctgcgtagcaggcgaggaagaagctgcagGGGAGGAAAGGCGTATATTAGgtgaccccaaggtgccaccagCGCGTCTGACGCGTCCACCCACGGGTCCCTCGATCTGGTCGGAaatcgtgacaccttccgattgagacgggacgctagaaggtccacgtccggagcgccccatttttggcacagagtctgaaacacctccgggtgtagtgaccattctccttggtctagccttTGGTCTAGCCAAttcagcacccccggaatgtacaccgccgacagagctggaacgtagctttcggcccaccggaggatgtgcgcgacttccgtcgctgcagccgagcttcgtgtgcccccctgatgagtGACGTATGCCAcgaccgtggcgttgtcggactggattctGACCAGTCGGccttgcagacccagagaccacttggagctccagtacattgattgaaAGAcgagactcctcctgagtccagcgcccctgggctgactggacaccccagacacccccccagccggagaggctggcatccgtcgtgatcacTGTCCAGTGACACGGCAGAAACGATTTCCCGGTCCGGAGTACCGGAGATGTCAACCACCACACAAGGGAGGACTTGGTcagtcgactcacccgaatctggtaatccagagacgaaggaagcttgttacaacgtgacagaatctccttctgtaacactcgagtgtggaattgggcatacgggactgcctcgaaagaggccaccatcagacccagcaccctcatgcaaaagcgaagtgACGACCACTGGGTCGCCAATCGCTGCACCACAGATTGcagagtctgcaatttttccgctgggaggaaaactctcgcctccgaggaatccaggaccaaccccagatacttcagctgctgagacggtaccagtactgacttctggatattcagcagccaaccaaattctcggagggtctgacaggtgatagacacgtcctctaactctgagcttgaggaagctctcataagaaggtcgtccaggtatcccacaatAGCGATACCGCGCTGCcccagcagggccagaatcagggcgagcaccttggtaaaaacctgtggtgccgaggccaggccgaacgggagtgccacaaattgaaagtggtcctctccgatcgcaaaacgcagaaatctctggcGTTTTgcacatatggggatatgcaggtacgcgtccttgatatccaaggatgctagggaatccccctgatggagcgctgctattactgagcgtatcgactccatcctgaacttttgtactttgacaaaacaattgagggccttgaggtccaggactggacggaccccatccttcttggggactacaaacagattggagtaaaacccctgaaaactttccggtgagggaaccagcacagtcactcccctgaccagaagatcctggacagcccgaCCGATCCTTCAGGCGACCCGGAGGAagccggaggttggagggaaaaaaaaaatatgtttggtgGACaggagagaaactatcttgtaccccgaggaaactacttcgcaaacccaacagtCGGAAAGaaaagacctccaccgagccgcaaatTTGAAGCCGGCAAAttcgaagccggccccccacccgagatgtgggcgggggcaaaccttcatgcggatgcaggcttgttgggcttgcggtaccaggtgcgcttttgtccttcagtggacgccttagcaccctgaaaacgttttcctgccgcacttggtgggcgaaaaaaacgcttggtggtagtaaatgagggcccttgcctacagcgaggctccttacccttcccagactgcgggagcagagtgctcttaccgcctgtggcatcctttatgatgtcatccagggatgccccaaaaagccgttcacccttaaagggcaagtccaccagggacttcttagaggactggtccgcagaccaacacttcagccacacaaggcggcgtagtaccaccgcgtaggcggaggccctggagagcaagggaagcgtatccagggctgactcacagacaaactttaTACCTTGCACTAacgcaggtctcggaagcattctgcgcctccagctcctgcaccagggacttagcccgttcggtaagtgtctgcaACACCAGAGCcctggccaaaaccggtctcaccgccgaccccaccactgtgaataaggagcgggccacagcctcagctctcctatctgcggggtccttaaatgcaggagccccttccacaggcaacgtggtagccttgttcagcctggacacaggggggtccactgatgGAGGAGATGCCCGTTTGGGGAGGATTTCCAAAAAAAGtgggtaacggaccgcaaagtactTTGGTACAGCAAAAGCTTTCTatggccgatcccattccttgtataacaattTGTCCAGATACggaacacttttgcggtgcggggtggcttgcggaacccaaaaagggaccggcatgtctccgcc is from Rana temporaria chromosome 9, aRanTem1.1, whole genome shotgun sequence and encodes:
- the LOC120914219 gene encoding protein FAM102A-like, translating into MAFLTKKKKFKFQTIFTLEELTAVPFVNGVLFCKVRLLDGGDFVSQSSREEVQENCVRWTKKLNFVCKMSANPATGVLDPCTCRVSVRKELKGGKAFSKLGFADLNLAEFAGSGSTVRCCLLEGYDTRNTRQDNSILKVTIGMSLLSGDPCFKTPPSTAKSVSAPGQDSSLQMTCKCEGTVRSASSTMRQNKSRQALLSSGVFEEADQNLSSPEETSHSGHSRNSSQASQQSKVSGHSSEHSRCSSMSDLTHRRNTSTSSSASGGIIITADLPEGDKETKPEKPLRPIRPPLLDRQSRRKKDSVESHPTWVDDTRIDADAIVEKIMQSQDFTDVSNNEDSHLRLFVSRDGSTTLSGIQMANRVSAGVFEPVVIEIH